The segment CGTCTTGCTAGAGGAAATAACAATGAAACTCAAACCGCAAGGAGTGACAAATGTACGCCAAATTAATAATCGTagggatggacaactccttccCACTAAACACtacattattacttttcattGTCCGAAATTACCTCAATTTTTATATGCAGGCTATATAAAATTACCAATGCGGCCATATATTCCAAAccctttaagatttttttcaatgccAGTGCTTTGGGCACTCAAAAGCTAACTGCCGCGGGACCCTCACTTGCGTCCGCTGTGCAGAAAAAGGCCATGATAGCCATCAGTGTTGCGCAGCAGAAAAGTGCTTAAACTGCGAAGGCAATCATACGTCTTTCTCCCGAATTTGTGAATGCTGGCAATTAGAGAAAAAGATAAtgacaattaaattaaaagaaaacttatcaTATCCTGAGGCCAGGGGAAAGGCTTTGGTCCAAACCCCTAAACCTGGCATTAGTTATGCTGCTGCTGTGCAGAAACCATTCTGCGAAAACTGTTTATGCAACAACTGcacaaaaagcaaacaaaaaacaaaacccaaatataaaatttcagattctgaAACAAAAAACTCTACAACCAGTACTCCTGAACACTGTCAAACATCCCTCAAGCTCAAGCTATCAAAACGTGGCCTATctgcaaaagatttaaatacgaaatttaaGAAATCAACGTTACGTACATCTGTCGCACTGGGACTCTCTAATCAGGGTGTCGTCCATAAGGACTTAATGTCTATTTTTGGTGCAACATCCAAGAGTTCCGAATTTATCTCAATTCATCCATCTGAAGAGGATGATGAACTTAAAATCAGTTGCGATCCCTCGCAACCTCCTAGCAATGTCCTTAATTCTTCCCTCGCAACAAGAacttcttaatgggtacctttctttcttgaaattgtcgcggccttcggtctaaattaaatgatatgaagtccatttttaacaaatttacttACTGGACTACTTTTTTTCGCAACTGGCAGATATCACAGAGGCAATGGTCAATACATGAGACATCTCGGAAGCAGTATTGCAAGTCTTTAGCACCATAATGAATGTCGCTAATAACACAATACCAAAATCAACCCCACGTCTACGAAAATTTCGAAGACCGTGATGGAATGAAGCCTGCCGTGACAGtctcaaacaacaaaaaaatttttggaatcaGTTCAGAAAGTACCGACAACAAAAATcttgttgcttttaaaagaaCCAAAGTACTAGCACGACGCATTCGTCATCAAAGCCAGAGGAATTCATGGATATCATTTGTTTCTTATATAACCTCCTGTACTTCTAGTAAGATCTtatggaaaaaggtaaaggctGCCAGTGGAATTTATAGTGAATCATCCCTTCCTATTTTAAATACTGGAAATATGATGCATTCTACCCCTTTAGACGTAGCCATATCCTTGGCAAAGCATTTGCACAAGTATCCGCAATAGATTCTTATGGTCCTCATTTTCAGGCAATTAATAATCCCACGGAACGGTTGCCCttgcattttaatgaaagaaatgcatATTCTTGTAACTAGGATGTGTGAGGTAGAAACAGCATTATCTCAAGCCCATGATACCAGTGCAAGACCAGATGGGATTACTTATAATATGCTCCGGCATTTGAATACTATTTCCCTTTCCAACCTATTGCTGttatttaacagaatctggaatCAGCAGAATTACCCATAacaatggcgagaagctattGTGATACCTAtattaaaacctggcaaagaatcttcaaatcctctgaactacagaccgattgctTTAACGAGTTGCCTTTGCAAAACTTTTGAGCGACTGCTCATATAAGAAttagagaaacaaggatgcatatCCTtcttgcagagtggtttccgtagagtcgttctacttttgacaacctcattttactggaaacccagatcCGCAACGCATATGCTAAGAGGAACCCCCTTGtctcgatatttttcgatatagaaAAAGCATATGACCGTGTTTCGAgctttggcatactttcaacactttttaactttggttttagaggaaacttACCAtctttttacagaactttttatctcataGAACATTTCGCGTTCgtgtaggcaacttttattcTAATAGGTTTATTCAAGCTGAGGTAGCTCtccagggaagtgtcctcagtgtcacactttttatcgtccatcttagtcaaattttaacaattttaccttcatctgtacatGCCAGCCTTTacgttgacgatctgcagatatCATGCCAAGGAAGTGATATTATTCTGATTGAACAGCAGTTGCAAACCGCCGTAAATAAACTGGTGGCTTGGTGCGATAACAATGGGCACACtatctctccggagaagagccGTTGTGTCCATTTCTGTCGGAAAAGAAAGCTTCACCTCgatccaaatatttatattcggAATATTCCATTTCCTGTGGTGAACgaaatacggtttttgggagtgattctcgatcggaagctcaccttccttccaCACATCTTTtatttgcggaagaagtgtgagaagtctttgaatattttgaaggtgCTCTCCAGAACATCCTGGGGTTCCGATCGAACCTCCTTACTCCGTATTTATCAAGCAGTAATTCTTTCCTGAATCGACTATGGCTGTATGGTTTACGGTTGCGCCTGCACATCAGTTTTGAGGCGACTGGATACCATTCTGCTTTGCGTATTTGTTCAGATGCATTCCGTACTTCTCCGGTTGAAAGAATATACGTTATATACCATTAGCTACCTCTACGTCTAAGGCGTAAGAAATTGtctaccatattttattttcgaacaaaATCTGTTCTCAAACATCCTTTAGGCCGATTGTCATTGCCAGTTGGTCTTAGTCGACTGTAGAATGCCCGTCCTATGAACATGCTCCCCTTTTTTGAGAGAACCAAAATACTTCTTCATGACTCGGACCTTAACGATATTCGTGTTAGAGCTGTGGATTTCCTTCATTTCTCATATTCCATATCCTTCTCTTCTCTAGAAACTAATGTTTGGCGCAGAATGATCAGATCtggtccttgcgccataaaaaccaaTTAACTAACTTCTCTAGAAACTACGTCATGAACCGAAATTAAAATAGTCGCTCGATTTTCATTGCGATTGCTGCCAACCACAAAACTCGCAAAAAGTTCGGGTTCGAATCATCGGTTTGTTTACTTTCATTGAGATCATGGAACGGGATTGGAAAAACAATACAAGGACCgtaaaattcggatccgaaaataactttcgcatggtttttctttaaatctctAACACATGTTTTGAATTTactataaattgatacaaatattttaatttcatgaatgagGCACagcttagaaataaaaaataacccaTAAAAATTGGGTTGCCATAATTGAGTTGCCATTGGGTTGCCATAAAAAACACCCAACTGAAAGCTACCAACAGGCAAGAAAAAGTCTAATTCTCATTGATGTTCTAGTTGAAAAAACATCTACTACTGATTGCTTAACGCTGATTGTACCATAGCAGACAACAGATAATCCCCGACCCAAACCATTCCCATTTGTACTACTATTCATTCAGTTCCATACCCTTCAGGAAGAATCGTGGCAACTTATTGACCGCAAGGCGTTTAATCTATTTTATCATAACCGACTATAAATATATGGGGACGAATTATGCTAGGAAGTTTTACATTTTTGtcacaataatttttcaaattattataaaacttgatcagtttttttttttttttgtcaacgcTACTGATTTTCTGTATGTGTAAGTTCTAAAAGAATTCtttgtcaaatacatattttaatgattttgtgataaaaaaaattatataattctccAGTATATCTAAAAAAACATTGCATTTGTTGCTACGCGCTCTTACAAATTATGcatgttctgaatttgatgcttgtgatgaaattttgtggcattaaaacgcaaaatcaaaaattaggtgagcagttttttcaaataaataagctcattatttgttttcagtcttaagtagcctcttagccgataCAATTCCagagaactgcaccgttgcccagggaacaccacgtggaggtgggctactttcgttccccgcccacccaccctccattgctgcatccgaagacagttctgatctgaaaactgcatcgagcagccgacgacagttttgatgttcaactgcgtccttctgcgactggtatctcactggaatatccaaggctaagcagaacttGTAGATCTCAAAGGATTCTACTactggcactccgacaggagccatccgtgcaggcaaacccagagcagaacaAAGCTTGTAGACCATGTAGGATTCTACAACTGGGATATCAAACTTCTGGgttgcagatggagccagttttgctggaagttctaaagcctggcaaatcctaaataccatgtaggagcgaaccactggAACGGATTccactctagtcgcaggtggatcagatggtgtataaacatcttgatccaaatcgggatcgaaaatcAGATCaccgattgagggtaagtgagggaacatgtaatatttcaacagttccaagatcgtccaaaggacgatccatccaatgatggccgtagcctcattgaaaaGTTCAAAAAACGCActaagcatagctcagcaaaaaaagtcacacaacgatcagttgcaaaaagagaaatgaatctTAACAGAGCAGTACAAAGTGGATTCATTGTTCCATCtgttatattgtttgtattttgtgctTTTGTTTAACGTTAAACAGCAATATTTCTGCTAACAACTATAATAAGAGTGATTGTTGAAATCTTCCACATCCAATAACAATTGAAGTTTTaccaatgattattactaagtaaacaatggaataaatctaataattaagCATAGAATACTAGAGGGGGGCAAAGAGggcagttaatatttaattaaatgatgtgggttttaattgatatttattttttcgaatattaactaaatttttcatgagggatttgaaacgaatactatcgatcgagattgaataaaacttgtaaaaaaatgtatggagtaaaatttgagaacaatatttccttttcacttaataagttgagaaataattttctgctCTATGCTTTTTTTCAGGGAAATTATCTCATATTAGAAGTATAGTAAATAGTTAAAGAGAAGTGAAAGCAAAAAGAAGAAATGCgcaaaaatatactaaaaagtaaaatacacGCGAAACTAATGCACAAAAAGctgcaaatttttaaagtcttGTACGTGAGCGTTTAGTGCTTCTTTGTATAATGGGAAAAACGAGTATAGATTTTGAGCACCCATTTGTCAACCAAATGGAACTCAAAAATCCccaccaaattattttaataataagaataattattggatttaatttatctaagtGGCTGTTACCACATTTAGACGCTTGTGAACGTGCCGACCAACATACGGCCAACCCTGTAGCGGATTTGActccaaatttgaaacatatctatactttagatgttaaatctatgcaccaaatattactcatttagcATTCATCGTTTTGTTGtaatcgtgttaaattatattaggaCCACCGGattgacagatttcctctgaatgtatttcgttcaaaatttgatagggaTTTAAAACTCTGAAGTAGAgaacatatacaaaatttcacccaTCAAGCTGAAAGCgcttttaaataattgtgttcactcatatgcgtacttttttttttttaaacatgttccTCAAATTTTGTGAGATCTAAAACATAGTAAAATAtgaagttcgattttttttttaaattgttataagtgcaaactataaaattatatttaaactattatatataaactCAATTTAACTATTATAAGTCTGGGCTAGGCACCCAGTCAACCCATTCTTATTTAATTGATTGTTCACTTTTCAATAAGTTGGCacgatttttttatgtttgaaaagcAACTGTACATTCATCTTAAGTCTTACCGAATCTTTAACTACTGTATCTTATTATAAACAGTAAGAGGCCGGAATAGCCTGATTGGCCGGGTGTTGGATTCGCATTCTCacggttgcgagttcgaaccctgccGGCCGAAGACCCACCGTTTGACTGTTGTAACTAGGCAATACATGTGTGTGGGTTAGTGCTGGTTTCAATTACCTAACCTACAAATTTGcctgcctaatttaaaatatgctagagctaagaaaacaaggtttaagttaaagaaaatttaattacaacatatttacaagactttgtacAATTGCAAGATTAGTGAAACACGCTTCAAGATTAAGTCAGAATCGTTCCGGTCGcggcagtgtttttttttttttttcttttttcttgcttCGTTGGCTTAAATATAGACTGAAGGAGTCGTTAATTTGCATACTTGCCGAgatcaaaaataaccacaaagcgcACTGTCAATTTGATTTGAACCTAGTGGCAAATGTCGGTTTTTAGTGGCACTTTGTAGTACAGCTACAGCATTGTCaatttgaacctcgtggcaaatatcagttttagtttcactttgtagtaccgctacagCATTGTCaatttgaacctcgtggcaaatatcagttttagtttcactttgtagtaccgctacagGGACTCCCCCTCCAGTGTCAACGTAGATTTTTTGGATCAATTCGAAAGCGAACCTTTCTGCCCAACCTAGTGGTTGTTACTGGTTCTTGCTTCTTACCAACTGCTGTAGGTGAGTCGTCTTCCGATGCGATGAATGCTGGCTTCAGTCGATCTACATTGATAAAAGATGATTTTCCATTAATAAGCAACTTAAAAAGTTTGTCTGACTTTGACAAAACTTTGTAGGGGCCTTGATATGGCGATTGTAGGCTACGGCGAACTCCGTCGTGCCGAACAAAGACATG is part of the Argiope bruennichi chromosome 10, qqArgBrue1.1, whole genome shotgun sequence genome and harbors:
- the LOC129987674 gene encoding uncharacterized protein LOC129987674, coding for MGWRATYREDLEATPAQLTYGTNIRLPGEFFVENKSRIDQTTFVGKLQHIMHKLRPVPASSHNRENVFIHKDLSNSSHVFVRHDGVRRSLQSPYQGPYKVLSKSDKLFKLLINGKSSFINVDRLKPAFIASEDDSPTAVGKKQEPVTTTRLGRKVRFRIDPKNLR